The Bombus huntii isolate Logan2020A chromosome 11, iyBomHunt1.1, whole genome shotgun sequence genome includes a window with the following:
- the LOC126870912 gene encoding ruvB-like 2 — MAAVAAAKVQEVREITRIERIGAHSHIRGLGLDDSLEPRHVSQGMVGQLMARRAAGVVLEMIKDGKIAGRAILLAGQPGTGKTAIAMGMAQALGMDTPFTSMAGSEIYSLEMSKTEALTQAIRKSIGVRIKEETEIIEGEVVEIQVDRPATGIGAKVGKLTLKTTEMETIYDLGNKMIDSLMKEKVQAGDVITIDKATGKINRLGRSFTRARDYDATGSQTRFVQCPEGELQKRKEVVHTVTLHEVDVINSRTHGFLALFSGDTGEIKSEVRDQINAKVAEWREEGKAEIVPGVLFIDEVHMLDIECFSFLNRALENEMAPVVIMATNRGITRIRGTNYKSPHGIPIDLLDRMIIVPTSPYQEKELKEILKIRCEEEDCEMADDALTVLTRIALETSLRYAIQLITTASLVSRRRKSTEVNIDDVKRVYQLFLDESRSTQFLKEYQDDFMFNEMPEEPMEIS; from the exons ATGGCG GCTGTCGCGGCTGCAAAAGTTCAAGAAGTTCGTGAAATCACAAGGATAGAGAGAATTGGTGCACATTCTCATATTAGAGGTTTAGGCTTGGATGATAGTTTAGAACCTCGCcat GTGTCGCAAGGCATGGTTGGTCAGCTTATGGCACGAAGAGCCGCAGGTGTTGTGCTTGAAATGATTAAGGATGGTAAAATAGCAGGCAGAGCTATATTGTTGGCAGGCCAGCCTGGGACTGGAAAAACTGCCATTGCCATGGGAATGGCGCAAGCTCTAGGAATGGATACTCCATTTACTTCAATGGCAGGTTCTGAAATATATTCTTTGGAAATGAGTAAAACAGAAGCTCTTACTCAAGCTATTAGAAAATCTATCGGTGTCAGAATCAAAGAGGAAACAGAAATTATAGAAGGTGAAGTAGTCGAAATACAAGTGGATAGACCTGCTACAGGTATAGGTGCTAAAGTTGGTAAACTAACACTGAAAACAACGGAGATGGAAACGATCTACGATCTAGGAAACAAAATGATCGACAGTTTGATGAAAGAAAAA GTACAAGCTGGAGACGTGATTACAATCGACAAAGCCAcaggaaaaataaatagacTGGGAAGGTCGTTTACTAGAGCTCGTGACTATGATGCAACTGGTTCTCAAACTCGCTTCGTACAATGTCCCGAGGGTGAATTACAAAAACGCAAAGAGGTCGTACACACAGTAACTTTACACGAAGTCGATGTTATTAACAGCAGAACCCACGGATTTTTGGCGCTGTTCTCTGGCGATACAGGAGAAATTAAATCAGAAGTACGAGACCAAATAAATGCGAAAGTCGCTGAATGGCGCGAAGAAGGAAAAGCAGAAATCGTTCCAGGCGTTTTGTTCATCGACGAGGTCCACATGCTCGACATCGAATGCTTCTCGTTTCTTAATCGAGCACTTGAAAATGAAATGGCACCAGTCGTTATTATGGCTACAAATAGAG GTATTACTAGgataagaggaacgaattaCAAAAGTCCGCATGGTATTCCAATAGATCTATTGGATCGTATGATTATCGTTCCAACGAGTCCGTATCAAGAAAAGGAATTGAAAGAAATTCTAAAGATAAGGTGCGAAGAAGAAGATTGCGAAATGGCGGATGATGCTCTAACCGTCCTTACCAGAATCGCATTAGAAACTTCATTGAGATACGCGATTCAATTGATTACTACTGCTTCTCTCGTTAGCAGGCGAAGGAAGAGTACGGAA GTCAATATCGATGACGTGAAGCGTGTTTACCAGCTATTCCTCGATGAAAGTAGATCTACACAGTTTCTCAAAGAATATCAAGATGATTTTATGTTCAATGAAATGC CGGAAGAACCGATGGAAATATCGTAA
- the LOC126870902 gene encoding glycogen [starch] synthase, with product MSRERVSRRFYRMDSSNDLLEFMDRGYSAQHENRWNFEVAWEAANKVGGIYTVIRSKAFVSTEEMGDQYCLIGPYKETSARTEVEEADFPHNNPLHLAVQALRDQGFKVITGTWLVDGNPQIILFDIGSAAWKLDEYKQELWNTCNLGIPHLDIEANDAVILGYLVCQFISEFRQAAEGYCDVPPRIVVHCHEWQAGVGIIALRTRHVDVATVFTTHATLLGRYLCAGKIDFYNNLDKFNVDEEAGKRQIYHRYCMERAATHLAHIFTTVSDITGFEAEHLLRRKPDIITPNGLNVKKFAAIHEFQNLHAVSKEKIHEFVRGHFYGHYDFDLDKTLYFFIAGRYEFGNKGADIFIEALARLNHYLKTSRPDMTVVAFLIFPARTNNFNVESLRGHAVTKSLRDAINDIQQKIGKRMYELCLSGRMPDTQDLLQKEDTIKIKRCLYALQRNGLPPVTTHNVVDDWNDPVLNAIRRCNLFNTVNDRVKIVFHPEFLSSTNPLFGLDYEEFVRGCHLGVFPSYYEPWGYTPAECTVMGIPSITTNLSGFGCFMQEHIADPMSYGIYIVDRRFIGLENTVQQLAHYMFDFARLSRRQRIIQRNRTERLSDLLDWRNLGIYYRQARIKALTIVYPELASEYAESGVGRFSYPRPISEPPSPSSSRHTTPAASVHGSDEEDEVDEEKELEELRQPTGT from the exons ATGTCAAGAGAACGTGTATCTAGAAGATTTTACCGTATGGACAGCAGTAATGACTTATTAGAATTTATGGATCGTGGATATTCAGCACAGCATGAAAATCGATGGAATTTTGAAGTTGCATGGGAGGCTGCCAATAAGG TTGGTGGTATATACACTGTAATACGTTCCAAAGCTTTTGTATCAACAGAAGAAATGGGAGATCAATATTGTCTTATTGGCCCATACAAAGAAACCTCAGCACGTACTGAAGTAGAGGAAGCTGATTTTCCACATAATAATCCACTGCATTTAGCTGTACAAGCTTTGCGTGATCAAGGATTTAAA GTGATAACAGGGACCTGGCTAGTGGATGGAAACCCACAGATCATTCTGTTCGATATTGGAAGTGCAGCATGGAAGTTGGATGAATATAAGCAGGAATTATGGAATACTTGTAATCTTGGCATTCCTCATTTGGATATAGAAGCTAATGATGCAGTTATTCTTGGTTATCTTGTGTGTCAATTTATTTCTGAATTCAG ACAAGCTGCCGAAGGGTATTGCGATGTTCCTCCTCGAATCGTGGTTCATTGTCACGAATGGCAAGCCGGTGTTGGTATAATCGCGTTAAGAACCAGACACGTAGACGTTGCTACAGTTTTTACTACTCATGCCACTCTTCTAGGAAGATACTTATGCGCGGGAAAGATTgatttctataataatttaGATAAG TTCAACGTGGACGAAGAAGCAGGAAAGCGTCAAATTTATCATAGATACTGTATGGAACGTGCGGCTACGCATTTAGCGCATATATTCACAACTGTTTCGGACATAACAGGTTTCGAAGCGGAGCATTTACTGAGACGAAAACCTGATATAATCACACCAAATGGgctcaacgtgaagaaatttgCAGCAATTCacgaatttcaaaatttacatGCCgttagtaaagaaaaaatacacgAATTTGTGAGGGGTCACTTTTACGG GCACTATGATTTCGATCTGGATAAAACCTTATACTTTTTTATTGCTGGACGTTACGAGTTTGGAAACAAGGGCGCCGATATATTTATCGAGGCTTTAGCTAGATTGAATCATTACTTAAAAACATCTAGACCTGATATGACCGTCGTGGCTTTCCTTATTTTTCCAGCGCGaactaataattttaatgtagAGTcgttgcgtggacatgct GTTACCAAATCTTTAAGAGATGCAATTAACGACATACAACAGAAAATAGGAAAGCGAATGTATGAATTGTGTCTTTCTGGTCGTATGCCTGACACGCAAGATCTTTTACAGAAAGAAGATACCATCAAAATTAAACG GTGTTTATATGCCCTACAGAGAAATGGATTGCCTCCGGTTACCACGCACAATGTCGTAGACGACTGGAACGATCCGGTATTAAACGCCATCAGAAGATGCAATCTTTTCAATACAGTCAATGATCGAGTGAAG ATAGTATTTCATCCAGAATTCTTATCGTCGACGAATCCATTATTTGGGCTTGATTACGAAGAATTTGTCAGAGGGTGTCACTTAGGTGTCTTTCCGTCGTATTATGAACCTTGGGGGTACACGCCTGCAGAATGTACAGTTATGGGTATTCCCAGTATAACCACAAATCTATCTGGTTTCGGATGTTTCATGCAAGAACACATAGCTGATCCAATGAGTTATGGTATTTATATCGTGGACAGACGATTCATTGGCCTGGAGAACACTGTTCAACAGCTTGCTCATTATATGTTTGATTTTGCACGACTGAGTCGTCGACAACGTATTATTCAAAGAAATCGCACCGAGCGTCTTAGTGATCTCCTTGACTGGAGAAACCTTGGCATC TACTACCGCCAGGCCAGAATCAAAGCTTTGACAATCGTTTATCCAGAACTCGCTTCTGAATATGCTGAAAGTGGAGTAGGACGTTTCAGTTATCCTAGACCTATTAGTGAACCACCGTCGCCTTCCTCTTCGAGACACACTACTCCTGCTGCGTCGGTTCACGGATCCGACGAAGAAGACGAAGTAGACGAAGAGAAGGAG CTAGAGGAATTACGCCAACCAACTGGCACATAA